A single region of the Populus nigra chromosome 2, ddPopNigr1.1, whole genome shotgun sequence genome encodes:
- the LOC133682434 gene encoding uncharacterized protein LOC133682434 produces MELKKISLWLIVRLDGSLLAQLKIQYVLRDKVLVAQQVDGKVKEIKKRVNQGTEKAFQMLSNGLIAMGRQIYLPGDNTLKEVLKEAHESRFATHPGSTNVTLDDFTDGQSERTIQTLEDLLLCAGVWRELRGSPTIGERKLLGPEMLQLTTDKVRVIRKRIKEAYDRQKSYADSRRRPLEFQMGDKIHNVFHVSLLRKAKINPSRVLPQVPMNIKGYLTMEAKPVKILD; encoded by the exons ATGGAATTGAAGAAGATAAGCTTGTGGCTAATTGTAAGGCTCGATGGATCACTGTTAGCTCAGTTAAAGATCCAATATGTGCTTCGAGACAAGGTCTTGGTGGCTCAACAGGTGGATGGAAAAGTAAAGGAGATCAAGAAGAGGGTAAACCAGGGTACAGAGAAAGCATTCCAAATGTTATCTAATGGGCTAATAGCTATGGGTAGGCAAATTTATTTGCCTGGTGATAATACTTTGaaagaagttttaaaagaaGCTCATGAATCCCGATTTGCTACTCATCCTGGAAGTACAAATGTAACACTCGACGATTTC ACGGATGGTCAATCGGAAAGGACCATTCAAACTCTCGAGGATCTCCTCCTGTGTGCTGGAGTTTGGAGGGAACTGAGAGGATCTCCTACCATTG GAGAAAGGAAGCTTTTAGGACCTGAAATGCTGCAACTGACAACTGACAAAGTGAGGGTGATTAGAAAGAGGATTAAGGAAGCCTATGATAGACAAAAAAGTTACGCAGATAGCCGAAGAAGGCCTTTGGAATTCCAAATGGGGGATAAG attcacaATGTATTCCATGTGTCATTGTTGCGGAAAGCCAAGATAAACCCCTCACGGGTATTGCCACAAGTTCCTATGAACATTAAAGGGTATCTAACCATGGAAGCTAAGCCTGTCAAGATCTTGGATTGA